In the genome of Dysgonomonadaceae bacterium zrk40, the window TCGACGTTATTTCGGCTCGTTGCGCGGTTTAGAAAAACGCAGCGCACCTCAAGCCTCAAACCCAAAAAACGCGGGACGCAGGAAGGCGTGACCCGTCTGGACCCGAGAACGGAGCGGGTTATTGCCGAACAAGTGGATGACTTATGGCTCAAGAAGGAAAGGCCGAGCTTTGCTGCACTATTACGACGAATCCGGGAAGTCTGCCTTGCAGAGGGCCTGTCTGCTCCGGCCCGTAGAACAGTGCAACGGAGAGTTTCGGAACTGATCCCGATTTCCGCGGCCCGCAAGCGCGGGGAACGAGAGATCGAAGCTGCATCAACGCCAAGTCCTGGCCAGTTATCTGTTGCCAAGCCGAACGCTCTTTGGCAGATCGACCACACAATCGTCGATGTCATCGTTGTCGATGAACAGTATCGTCAGCCCATCGGACGGCCAGTGCTGACAATTGCTATTGATGTTTGCACCAGAATGGTCGCCGGTTTCCATTTGTCATTGGAAGCCCCGTCCAGAACGTCTGTTGGCCTTTGCCTCCTGCACGCGGTTTACGACAAAACGGCATGGCTGGACGAGAGGGGCATTGATATTCCCTGGCCCGTCGCCGGACTACCCACGGTTCTCCATTGCGACAATGGCGCCGAATTCAGATCGCGCGCGCTCGCCGACGCTTGCAAGGAATATGGCATCAAACTGCAGTTTAGACCGCCAGCGACACCGCGCTTCGGTGGACACATCGAGCGGCTGATCGGAACGATGATGGGAGCTGTTCATCTGCTGCCAGGGACAACGTTCAGCAATGTGAAAATCAGGGGTGATTACGATTCCGAGGACCGTGCGACCTTTACATTACGCGAACTGGAAAAGTGGATCGCACTGGAAATCGTTGGGAAATACCATCAACGTATTCACGCCTCACTGTTGCGCCCTCCCCTGGCCCTATGGCGCGAACGGCAAGGTGAAGTCGATTTCGACTTGCCGCCGGACCGAATGGCGTTCTGGACCAGCTTCCTGCCAGGCGACCGGAGGCGCCTGCTGAAGGACGGCATTCACCTGGAGAAGATTCGCTACTGGTCGGACGCCCTATCACGGGATGTCGGCCGGGGTGCAGAGCTTGAGATCAAATATGATCCACGAGACCTTTCCCGGATATTCGTTCGCCAGTCGGACGGCCGGTTTGTAGAGGCGCGGTATCGAAATCTCGCCTATCCGCCGGTCTCATGGTGGGAATGGAAACACGCCAAGAAAAGGCTGCGAGACCAGGGACGGCGTGAGTTACAGGAAGACGTTATTTTTGCAGCGATCGCAAAACAGCGACAGATTGAGGACATTGCCGCATCCTCAAGCGCTAAAGCGCGCCGGAGTACCGCGCGAAGACCTGTTAAACAGGACCAAAAGGAAAGCGGCCATGTCACGACCATAGATATGACCAAACCAACTGCTTCAGGCGACGACACGGAATTTTGGGATTGATGATTGAATTCACGCATTTAGCGCCCGGCGCCGCAGCACTTGCCAACGCACCAAACGAAACACGGATTCGTGCCATTCGATCTGATCGTTGGGTCGGTTTTGATCGCGCCCGTCGTGTGTTGCGGCATCTTGATGGACTTTGCGACCATCCACCATCAACGCGTCCGCCGGGGCTTGCAATTTATGGCCATAGCGGCATGGGCAAAACTATGCTGGTGGAAAAGTTCAAACGTGATCACCCACCAGTTATTAATCACAGCACCGGTGTTGAGAGTATGCCAGTGCTGGCAATCACACTGACGTCACGACCTACGGAACGCCGAATATATGGGCAATTGCTGATGGCCATGGGAGCGAGCATCAACGAACGCCTGACGCTCATGGAACTTGAGATAAGGACCGTTCTCCTCCTGAAAAGCAATAACGTTCGCGTTCTGGTATTCGATGAGGTTCACAACC includes:
- a CDS encoding DDE-type integrase/transposase/recombinase codes for the protein MISPLEDPKIGQDTGDDGPQEFLRDLLRRSGGTVNAEVVAEAREEYGIPRSTLFRLVARFRKTQRTSSLKPKKRGTQEGVTRLDPRTERVIAEQVDDLWLKKERPSFAALLRRIREVCLAEGLSAPARRTVQRRVSELIPISAARKRGEREIEAASTPSPGQLSVAKPNALWQIDHTIVDVIVVDEQYRQPIGRPVLTIAIDVCTRMVAGFHLSLEAPSRTSVGLCLLHAVYDKTAWLDERGIDIPWPVAGLPTVLHCDNGAEFRSRALADACKEYGIKLQFRPPATPRFGGHIERLIGTMMGAVHLLPGTTFSNVKIRGDYDSEDRATFTLRELEKWIALEIVGKYHQRIHASLLRPPLALWRERQGEVDFDLPPDRMAFWTSFLPGDRRRLLKDGIHLEKIRYWSDALSRDVGRGAELEIKYDPRDLSRIFVRQSDGRFVEARYRNLAYPPVSWWEWKHAKKRLRDQGRRELQEDVIFAAIAKQRQIEDIAASSSAKARRSTARRPVKQDQKESGHVTTIDMTKPTASGDDTEFWD
- a CDS encoding TniB family NTP-binding protein — translated: MMIEFTHLAPGAAALANAPNETRIRAIRSDRWVGFDRARRVLRHLDGLCDHPPSTRPPGLAIYGHSGMGKTMLVEKFKRDHPPVINHSTGVESMPVLAITLTSRPTERRIYGQLLMAMGASINERLTLMELEIRTVLLLKSNNVRVLVFDEVHNLLAGTPREQRVILQLLRYLSNETKASLVCLGVSEARDAIAGDTQLARRLDQFVLPRWNANEEFQELVTAILRSLPLQLPSALSSQSLRHLSRLGDGITARVFGILNELAIEAIQDGTERITDENIESWKPSLEKEAAFA